Part of the Apostichopus japonicus isolate 1M-3 chromosome 13, ASM3797524v1, whole genome shotgun sequence genome is shown below.
attaatatcctaccatagttaagtgtatagtaaatagcctaaccacttcgccggttacggatctcacgtaacaacaaaaacacaactaattgtattttgcgaagttgacgttttctacaaggacattgaaacaatatttagcattcagttaatcatgccaagtggcctaaaacatgggattaaaaggtttactttcataaagatagccatactgtagctattggggccttgatatcgtgctatgtctgtatggtatagactgtgcctcgagTGTaccatggggaatagattgttttgttcatgcggaggagtcggttggcttgaggtgtgttttacttaccttaatgttacggggatatatacttttcttgaacgtctaagataatatttcgcataactttaccgatcctttactgacttaccttattaattctagagtggagccaaaatagtttactccatgaaaagttttttggaaacgtgccaaaaatgttaacaaacaggtgttagacagggggttgTTGGGAAAAATCGCagcccatgtacagtatgcctaccatgatatttaagtaggggtaaacactgcagttgtaaactgatgtacgtatagtacacgctgttcattgttaggcagtctagaaacggggctttgccgaacgtagtttgtttcataatattgacagttttgttagttaaactttttaaagattgtaggacagattaaatctcttttcattttatcacataatatagcaaCTCTcacttgtcattttcaaattttcatcagtttcgtgacaatttaaattcaaaaagttgtcagtattttgaatcctctactgcgaattttttatcgccagacacgcaaaaatactaaaattttccgGGGCCTTTGTCCCTGGACCCCACACAagggggttccaccccttgaccccaccggggccctaaggcgggcccctggaccccacgccattatgctcgcaCGCAACAGGGGTTGGTGGGAATTCGGCAGTTGACAGCAAGGAAAAATTATCGtataattatcgaaatatcacGATAAtctttgaactatttatcgtgacgttaaaaagcaaatatcgcccaaccctagtgGGGTGGGTGTATTACCATTACGTTTCTGGAAAATTTTGTCGAGTAGCCTACACATGTCATTATCATACCGGGGTTGAGCTATACAACAGCTTGAAGGTTCTCTGCTTgaaacaatgcaatacaatgtggagaaataaactgaaactgtaTCGCAAATTAGCTTGCATTAAAATTTTCACCGAATAGTTACTTATATCTCTAACCACATGGCAGcctaacacactaagtcaatgggaaaaatcAAGCctaaaccatctgtttattcgttgAATTTATGTCGCAGTTAGCTTCAGAAATCAACGTTACGGTCGATGTTCTCTCTTTAACATACATGTGTGGCATAGCTTAACTATTGTTTTGATTAAATTCTGGTGTGTCAATATGGGTTTTCTGAAGTTCTTGGGGgcatatatttaatgcaatggcTGATTCAGGTTTAATTCATAGTTACGTACCACTCGTTGAACAAGGCTCATAATGTATAGGCCCAGGTAAAGGCTGCTTTTATCGAACTTTCGAGTAGGGGAGTTTCACAATTGTTCATAAGAGacccaagaaattttatttgtgaggtttgataacgtggaagatttgcaagaattatataaagtactgaatctcggacatttggtagtggcggattttagtgtataagtcaCTTTGCAACATAAACTACCGCTCTATTGACTGTCAAAACCGCTAAAGTTAATCCGGTCACTTGGCCAAgtttgctcattgtttgtgaagaaTAACCAGCCTTGTGTTGTCAGGACACTGTGCTCATTACTCCGGCTGGCAACCAGCTTGTGTGCATTCAACCATGGGAccaatatgcacatgcataatGAGCAAGGGGTGCGAGATTTCCGCCGGCCCGGAaccggcggttagatttgcgaggcttccctaaAGAAATGCATTATTtggtgatatgatatgatatgatacacctcgtattacgcttccacccgaaggtgcttcagcagactaaggaaatccttagtcggaaattattgaggttccaagtttttgtgcgtggaaggacaccggcgaaactcgccttctcttttcgaatagtgccctgaagtaacgaggcaggggtgtgtaatcctgctcccgggaccgcaatttaacgtcccctccgaaggacgtgagtaccgctttccacgtgtagccactttcctaccacgagaaaggagcggggtgaaaattggtgtcagtgtcgacaccgaggtttgaaccagggacctcaggtactgcagacgtgtactctcccgttctgccacctcaccgctcaCATTATTTGGTCAGATATTGTTCTTTTTATGCTGCCTCGTCTTGTTTGCCTGAATTGTTTGGTTAATTATACGTCGTCGGTGAGGCAGTGTTTGTTACCGAGGGTCTGAATGAGACTTGAGTATAAGACCACGAGTAAAAGAACATGATCTAGAAAACATTGTACCGTTGTAATGTTAAACACAATTGGCGGATTTGGAAAACGTCAACTACTTTAGCATTCTAAACGAGGATAGTATATATGTTGAATGCATGGGCTACGGGCGAATCCAGCTTTTTGTAAACATGGTTAGGTGGCTCTGAGGTTGTACAAGCGGATTCCTCATGTAAGGATATCTTGACGCATCTTTCAAGTCTAAATGTCTAAATTGATGAGATGCAAAGTTCAATTTACGcggtttttttatattttatttacttgGATTAGTTGGACCTATATTGTAAACTCCTCTGTGATGGCATTCGTAGACAACACTTCCAAATGCCTTTTCGTACCAGtatcaataattttttttcgtGGTTAAAAGAAGGAGAGcaagggtgtgggggggggggggtggacacCACAAAtagaaaagaatagaaaacaaacaaagtatATCTTACATCCCTGTATTtgatcaaaatataaaattatgttataaagtttaactattaatattaatatcttgAACCTTTCCTGTAAAATAAACCCCTGTAAGAGttaataaattttatatttacacTTTTCTTTCcaagtttatatatttcttgttaatgTCGTAAGTTACGTGCGTTAAGTGTTTATAGAATATCAACCACcctaaagaaaggaaaaataacttgaaaatgaccaatAAAGTGATCGCAATATAGTGGTATAGATTTGTGTTTAATAAATtgctttaaaatataattatttctGTAGAACATGAACCAATTGAGAGACAAAcggggaggggcgggggaggggagggggactggTGAAAATATCGCGTTAGCATACTGAATGATGTAACAATCATCACTTTTGCTCATATCGGGTAAAACTAGGACTGAAACTTACATTCATCACGTCTTTCTTTTTATAATTGATTTTTACTCTAACTTTTAATGAGCTCATTTGTCGTTTAATTAGGAAAATTGGGCTGTGTTATAAACTAAGCTATCAAGAAGGCTAACATCCGCTGCACTTAAACAAGATCCTTCACTTTAAGGGACAGGAATTTCTTGAATTGTGAAAGATATGATCATGTGAGAGTGTTTCACAAACACACTGGAGGCGTCGATTTCCTATATGCAGGTAACGATATGACAGGTACAGAGTGGCCCTAGACATCTTCGCTGCCTGAAGCCTTCCAAGTTCAGTTATAAATTAAAAGAGAGGCTAATAGTGCTTTCACCGTCAAAACAACGGTATGCCAATATATTCAGGATACTGAAATTCATTATACTCGAGAACAATCTTAAATAGCAAGCACATACATTAAAATctacaacatttttgtttgtttttaaagaatGTGCAACTTTTTTACGTCTTGGAAACATTGGTAtacatttattttagtttatagACACTTGTAGTCGACAATTGACGTAGAACTTGTGGCTTGGTTTCGTCAGAATATGTCAAACTGGGCAGACTTCTTTGATTATTGAAGAAGAAGATGTTTGCTCAGCTGTTCTGTTTGGAATACAATCTATGACTTGTTGGATCAATCCTTATCTCTTTTTATCTCTTTTCCTTTATTTAATTAAGTCGTTCCGGTGCGTTGCGAGTTCTCCTTTGTCGCCTGATGACGTAAGCTGCCACTCCTGCGGCGAGAGCCACCAAGACAAAAGCTCCAACGGCGAAGACAAGACCGACAGCTCTTCCTGCACCATGAGAAGAGCTGATTTGTTGAGGATTTCCTGCAGCTTTGTCGGGCCTTACTTGTCCACCACTACCTTGTGCTGGCCCAGCACCGTTAGCACCAGCGGCTCCACCAACTGCTCCGTTTCGATCAGGTCTGGCTTGTCCTCCCGCAGCCCACACTTCTCCGTCAACAGCTTGGGCAACTTAAAGAAAGAAACGAATAATATAGAGGGGGAGTAAGGTCACTTGTAGAACTACAACGGTAAAGCTACATCACTATCAAATCAGTGGCAGAGATTATAGTATTCTGTCTAACAATGAACTCTTATTATATTCTTATTATATTCCTCTTATTATAGAAGTGCTCATGCATGGAGAGTATTCATAAAATTCAACACAATTCCAAGGCGTTGTTGGAGTCACGTGTGACAATCATTCCTGATTTTGGTCGTCATTTATTTGTATCATTGTCGGGGACAAAATTTCACAGCtgctgtttgttttattttaaactgCTCTGGgttatttaacattttcatttggtAGCTCGGCAGAGTTGGGTTAGGAAATTCAGATGTACTGCCTTGACTTGCAGCACTTGATTTGACGCCAAGCCATTTATACCATTATCTCACTTACCATTCTAAGTTGGTTCGTTGCCATTAATTATTATGGCTTTATTCTGTGCCAAGACATTTCGTCAGTTGCCATTGTTACTTGATTTACGCAAAGACTGCACTTTGGCAtttattactactattactactaatACGATTAAATTTGATTCCGTGCCATGGCAGGTTCATCACCGTTATATATCTTGAATCTATGTAATGGCCACTAAATTTACTCGCTTTATTTAATGCGATGACATTTTTCGATTCACGATTCCATATTTGATTGCATGATATGGCACTTTAACATTTATACTGAGGAACTTACCGTTATCACTTGATTCTGCAGGCTCAATATCAGATTCGACGGGTTCAATGTCTGACTCAACTGGTTCGGACTCAAATTCACTGGTTTGTACGGGTCCATTCAGAATGAGTAGACCAGGACTATTGCGTGCTGCTTTTATCTCAAGAGGTTCATATGACGATTCATAGGATGAACCAATACCACGTGGTGGTGGTACAACGAACCCTAAAATTGAGGGCACACAGGCTGAAAGagacaaaaaaatatgaaaacataaccACATCGTTCACTGACGTCAGATTCGTAAATGTAAGAAACAATACCAACATTTGTTTGGCAACTATGTACACCTTTCTCTATACTTAAAGGACTACATGATATACTATGAAGAACATCTGACCGCTAGTTACGTTTCTATTCAGCTGTTCTGGTTTTCAAGACAATCACCTTTCAAACAGCTAAGTCTCTGGAATGCGCCATTAAAACAAAATCGATTATAACGTCGGCTCctatttgcatattaatattaatgtaaatcCATGATTCATATAAAAACCAAGTTGTTCTAACTTCGTATAAACGACCTTTGGATTACACTACCCTCATTGCCCCTGACAAATGTGTATATACATTGTAAGTAATGGCTAATAAAAGGATCATTTCTCAATCAAAATGGAAAGGGTTATAGAAATACAACTTGTACAAAAAGAAGTGGTTTTAGCGGTGTACAACAAATCAAAGCTAATATTGTGTCGTTAAAGAGATGACTCATTGTCTACTGCGTGAAACATGCAATATACTCAGGAATTGAATGACAGCTCAATGGAATATATAGTCTGTAACCCTTAAATGACTCGTTCaaataaagtgaataaaaaGTGGTGGTTGTAAAAAGGACTGCCAACAGGGTATGAGGTGAGACATGCAAGAGAGAATGAGCAGGAGACCGAAGAAGCAGGAGGATCAGGACGTATAGCTGTGTAAGAGTAGCGGGCAAGGTAGGGCAAGAGGCGGCGACTACTAGGGGAGCTTGAGGAGTGGGGAAGTTGAGCAGAGCCAGAGGAACCGAGATATGAAGCAGGAGGATCAAAGGAGGAGAAACAATAGTATGCGTAGTATAGCAGGAATGGAACGAGATGCACCGGGCGGgcgtaggggaggggaggggcggaGGGCAAGCTGACGGGGACTGAATACGTCATCGTAATTGCCAGTACTACACTCGAGATATGCTCTGTACCTGCTACCTCtggtgaaaacaaataaaagtcTTTCATCAATGCAAAATAATTCTCTATAGAGGTACTCTTGTTCAGGAAAGAGCTCCGTAATGAGCGCTGCTGCAAGAACACAAAGACCGCCCTCGATAATGCATTTACCGTTAACCTTTCCGTCCCTCATTTTGACAGTAATTACCTGTTCCTGTCCGAAGGAAGCCACCTATTATACACTTTTATAGAGAGACACGTCACGGTGTTTTTATCCCACTACTACCTATCAAACTGTATGACATCAACATGGTgacatatttatgaatatttccTACTCGTCATCTCCGCACGCACTGAGTGTTTCTGTGGGTGGCGCACTGTCTTTATCAGCAGGGTGCAGCTATATATGTAAATCCAGTCCTACATTGACACAGTTGGTTGGTATACAACCGATATCATAATCAAAATCGATATATCTACGTGATGTTTTCCACATTCAAAGGATGTAAACTTTAATCGTTATTTAGAAATGCTAAGTTGATGATCGAATTAAGTATAGTTTAATAAGTAACTATAGAGAGAAGTAGAGATGTTAATGATGTACCATATGGTAGTTATTGTTACATCTTTATTGCTATTGGCTCTACATTTTTTCAAGTTCAAGTAAAATTGAGTATTAAAGAGATCATTCTTTTAACTGGTCCTAAAAAGCAACCCTAAACTTTATCATTGACATATGTAACAGTAGGCAACTGTCCCAAACAACAAGAAAGGTTTCATTACATTTTGGAAGATATAACAGTTCTACTAGCAAGAATGAAGACTTCAGCTATCATCGAGGCAGTAGTATTTTACATCTTattggttttctttctttatcatatatattgaaatgCACATCAATGACATTGTTTTCATTAATAGCACTGTTAATGTTTACTTTGAAAATGTGCGTGTCACCATGACATCAGCCATTGATAAAAGGTCCTGATATTTGTTTTCTAAAACGAACAATAATTCTATTAGTTATTTGGAGGCATTATTTATCTCGCTCACCACTATATCATTTCACGTCCAGATGATGACGTATGTTCCTCTTTTTTTACCCCATATCCATATAATTAAAATGACCTTTCGTTAATCACAGTTAAACATTTAACAAGAAGAAGCCAACACAAATTATCGCattgttcttgtttttctaAATCTTGGGAAATTAAGAGTTGTTTTATCCAATAATTCCATTTTCTGTAGCTCTTACAAATTTTAAAAAGCAAATAATGTATGTTATTTTAACAAGCCATGTATATTTGAAAGTGGTAAATGATGGCTCCTAGAGTTAAGTACTATTAAATCTGCTTAATATATGCATTGAAACATGGATAATGTCGCCagatagaaaacaaaacgtACTGAAAAAAGATGGTCTTGATTATCATCAAAACGAGGTCTAATTCTTTGAAGAAGGTACTTATTTATCattattccatatatatatatatatatatatatatatatatatatatatatatatatcataatttgcACAATATCCTGTGTCTGATGAATGAGATGGGCCATAATGGGAGTGTGGACTCTTCACGTTACTCATTGCTGAAGTTAATTCCTTTCGCATATTTATTTTGGTGTACTCGAGAATCATGGCTTTATTTATCTCAACATGTGACGCCAATATCCATGGCTTGCTGTCTAACGTTGATCCGTGATTTCCCCggcaatatatttatatcctaGACAAGTCTCTCTCCGCCAGAAAAATCAAGCAGGAAGTTCCCAATCAGTAGTTGCTATTTTTGGAATCAGGTCGTCTAATTATAGTTACCTTTCCGCCAATTGAGAACCTCAATTAGTAATCATGTATAATTATGATTACGAAAATGGCACATTCTGTATACGAATATTCTAAACGTTAAGGCCGATGCTATGACAGAGAGGCACATATAAAAAACGAACTTTGTGGAGCATTTTACACTCTGAGGAAAATTTCCAGCTCAAAGTGTAAATGGAATATATTGCCATGGTTTCAAATATACTCATACAAATGAACGCTAAAGTTAGGATTCCATTGTGTAGAAATACAATTACTCTTTCATAACATATCATCTTTATACGTTCATACAACGTGTGATAAGCTATTTAAGTACATTCTATATAGTATCCAAGTAAATGTGTGACAGAAAGTTATAACCTAATCTTAAATACAGTATTATTTCTAAAAGACTATCGTTTGATACGAGAAATATCATTGAGTGATGACATTGCTTTTAGATAAATACGCATGAGCTAGTGTGTACATAATTACATCCTACACGGCTGATTGTGAAAACATAAGCTATTATTGGAAATACCgaaatattataatgtaataGAGAGCTTAATGCATTTACTGCAATCCACTTTACACtaattaaatatgaataattaatgTTTGTTCCATACTTAAGACATACTAAGTTCTTTGCAAGAGATCAAAATATGTCCCACTATAGGTTATAGTTGTACGTGCCGCAGCGGCCCCAAGTGGATAATCACCTTTAAGGTACATCGTGCGTTGACATGAATCTAGTGAACCTTGTAAATAGAGGGATGTGCCTCACTTTAGTTATTTAGTATGAATAAGCATAACGTGTCCAATCGCCTGTTGGCATATCCTATCGACATTTATGACAAAAATAACTCCAACAATGCATCCCATATGACGATATGTCCCTATATGTGTCACTGTGTGGTTCTGCCAAGGAAACACAAAATTAGTAGCCACTAATTGATTTCTATTAGAAGCCGGAAAACACGTGTTTCTTGTATAATATTAATGGACATATTCAAACCCCGATGGACGTGCCTTTTCTCGTCGACAGGTGAATGGATTTTATCTACAGAGAATAAAGTGACTAGTTATGACTGCGTTATTTCTGTCACAATTCCACCGCAAACGCCAATGCTCAACATTGACAACCTATTTATATCATACAACACGCAAAATTGAATAAGCTAGGCTGATGGTTGATTTTCTGCAATGGGTCAGCGTGGGGAGAGTTGCGACCTATTTTAGGTTGATTGTAGTAACTTAAAGCCTCATTACATGATCGTTGCACCCTTTTACTGATAGGCCTACGTCTATCATCAATGTTTCTATACTTCATGTACTGAACATAACACCCAATACTAAACCATCTGGCTAAAATTCAGTGGTAGTAAATATCATGTTCGGGCAAAACTTGATTTCTCACTGAGGGATAATTTTAAAGGTTTTCTTTTGCAATTTATTAAACATCACCCATGTTTATATCGTTTTTGACTGAGTAATGCCTATCGGCCATTAAAGTGGCTCTATATTACTCTGACTgatcaaaatattattaaaccTTACTACATATTTTTGCCTCCTTAATTTTCCTTGGTACTTTAGCAGAAAGAAACTAGCTAATGATACACAAGTAACATAGCAACTACACTTTTTGATCCAACTTCAGAGGTATTACTAACTGAGATATTTTATCAAACTGAAATGTTTGTGCTGTTTTCTAATGAGAAATTTCCAAAGCAATTTTAGTACATTAGAATATCAGCTAAGTCTTAGTTTTAATCCAGTACAGCGTTTCTTAAGGAATGACGGTAGGCACAAAAATGAATTTGATATATGGTTAGACATTTAAAAACTGGTATTATTGAGTCCAGGTTGTATGTAGTGAGAACTATCCTATGAAATATCAATACATATTCAACTAAAGCGCATAAACTACTTAGTGCAGCACACAAAAACAGTAGGTCAGCTCACATCTCAATATAAAAACAAGGTGTTTTTAAGACCTCGAGTAAGATGTTTACAATTCATTCAAGTTGTGCAGGACAAATGATGTTGCATGTGATCCATGAATGGTATTTTGCTATATCACGTTCAAAGCCTCATTGTAAAGTTAAACAATATATTTAAGTTATCAATTCCGCCTGGATTGAGGAGTCGAAATCTTCATCACCAAGCCTAAAGAGCAAACCATATGTTCAACATATCTCAAATACCATTTGAAAACTAGAAtatttatagaaacattactgaCAATGTTCAAATGTTCTCCTATTGTTGTTGGATTATAACATGTTAACAGTACATTTCTGCCTAAATATAATGTGAGATTGGGAGAAATGCTATGATTCTATACGTAAGAGCCCTATAAGCAATGATATATATCTAAACCACGAATAGGTAGAACTGCAGAACTAATAAAGTATACAGTAGACTCTACAAGTTCAAATAGCAAGTCTAAAATAGCAtaatggggaaaaaaagaaacgaACATCATGAAAGCGTGCATTTCTCCTTCACCATTAATTGTTTTATCATATAGGTATAATTACAAAGTTAAAAGACAATCTCCTGTTGACATATCATAAAGGTCTCAGCAAAAGCCCTTTTCACAGGATGTGAGTATATGACTAATACAAAGACTGAATCATTTTAATGAGCTTCAATTAAGTTTCCACCGTCTAATTTCCTTAATAACGCAAACTGAAAAATTAAAGACAGGCTTCAATGAAAGTACAGTGGAAGAACATGTGTTCAATATACATTATAGATCCGCATATGATACGCTATAATTATAACCCTTTATGTTTGAATTAAAAGGAACAATGTTCCATTGTTTTAGGAAAGTTTAACTGAGAGCTTTTAATCCGaaagatgatattttgtttcaaagCAACAGTTTATAAAAATGTGTTAGGTCTTTTGCAATGATGTTTCTTGTACCTTTACTGCATCTGTTGAGTCCTTTAAGATGTATACCTACACGGTTGAAAGTCTTTTTAA
Proteins encoded:
- the LOC139978941 gene encoding uncharacterized protein; its protein translation is MDARISTVLLIIACVPSILGFVVPPPRGIGSSYESSYEPLEIKAARNSPGLLILNGPVQTSEFESEPVESDIEPVESDIEPAESSDNVAQAVDGEVWAAGGQARPDRNGAVGGAAGANGAGPAQGSGGQVRPDKAAGNPQQISSSHGAGRAVGLVFAVGAFVLVALAAGVAAYVIRRQRRTRNAPERLN